A stretch of DNA from Candidatus Binatia bacterium:
TACGGACATCGTGATCGGCCGCAAGCATGCCGACGCCCCTTACGACGACGGCACGCCCATTTGGGGAGACTTTGACGCTCAGGAAATTTTCCAGCATTTGCGAGGTGACTTGCGCATCCAACCCTGCAATATCGGCTTTGCCGCCTACTTCGAAAGCGTAGGCCGAGTGGATTTAATCGAGAACCATCCTGGCGAAAAACCGGTGTCCATTTCCGGGTCCAAGATTCGGGAAATGCTCACTCGCGGCGAGCGCCCGGACGAGCGCATTCTGCGGCCAGAAATTGCGGATATTTTGATCGCCTACTATCGGGAGCGTAGTGCAGCGCGCTGACAACCGAACACCCGGTGTCAGCCCCTGTACGGAGGCGCCGTCATTTCCACCGAAAGGCCGAACAGTTCACTCAGCAAGTAGTACAGGGCCATCAGAGCCACGAGCAACGTGGCCAACGCCGCCACGGCAATACCGGTCAAGAGCGCGAGGGCCAATACCGAGCCCACTGCTACCAGGGGCGTTACCCAAGTGGACGCCTCCCCCACTGGGCCCCAAAAGGCCAAAAAGCGACGCGTCGCCGCCCATGCTTCCCCGACTTGCCCGAGAAACCGAAACATCCGCTCGACGTCGTTCATGCCGTGCCCTCCTGTTGTCGCTCTTCCATCAATCGACGGTGTCGGCACCGATGGACAAAATCAAGACCCCGTTCGCCTGACGCGGCCCCCCGACGAGCAGCGTACCATGATTTCGAAGAGCCACAGAAGTGTCCACGATCGGGCGCGCCCCTTCGATCACGAGGATCTTCATCGCAATCCGCCCACTCCGGTACTCGCGTGGGATCACCAGAACGTAGCGGCCGCCGGGCACATCGAAACTTGCTTTCGAACCCCACGCCACTCGTTTTCGCTCCTCCTTGACAAGCTGATACGAAGTGTAAGGGAACAAATTGTGAAATTGCTGACGCAGGGCGACCAGGCGCGGGTCGAACCCACGGCCAGAATTGCTCGCCACAACAGCGCCGATGCGTACCTCCACGACCGCAGGTCCCGCTTCCAGCATCGGGTGGGTGGGGTTGTACGCGCCACTTTGCCCCGCCGCTTGCTCCATTCCTGCTAGGTACCAAACGGCGCTCGCCAGCAAAAATGAAAGGGGCTTCCTCACTGCTCGTCCCCTCCCACAGGTAGCTCGTCGCTCACCCACAGCACGGTGGTGTGGTTCTGCCAATCGTCCATCACCGCCACAGAGCCCACATCAGCCTCCAAGGAATCAATCAACGCCGGAGGCTCCAGCCCGGCAACTAAAGTGTTCCCGCCCGTGCTCGGAACAGGAGGCGACGACACACGCAAAAACATGAGAGCCGCGCCGATTGCGACCGCAATCATCGCCAGTGCCGGCCACAACATCCGAGGCTGCCAGCGCCAACCGTCGAGTTGTTCCCCGAGGCTTCCGTACAGCCGACGCCACCAAGACACCCGCGCTTTCTGATCGGGTAAGCGTGAAACAATCCGAGCCCACAGGTCCGCCGCAGGCAGCAACGCATGCTGTGCCTCTATGTGGGCTCGCACAGCCCATTGCAGCCGCTCCAAGCGTCGCAGCTCTGCATCGCAACGCGGACACTGCGCCCCGTGTGCCGCAACCTGCTCCATTGCCCCGGACTCCAGTTCGCCGTCCACAAATAACGGCAACAGGCTTTGCGCCTCCGAGCAGCTCAAATGTGGGTACGTGGTTCCAGGCACGCGCAACTCCTTGTGGCTCGTTATTACAGGAGATCCTTTAACTTGCTCTGCAGTTTCTTGCGGGCGTAGTGCAAACGACTCATCACGGTACCCTTGGAACACTGCATGACGCGGCTGATCTCCTCGTACGACAAACCTTCGACTTCCCGCAAAAGTATGACGGCACGATGGTATGGCGTCAACTCAGAGATGGCTTCTGCCACTCGAGATCCAATTTCGCGAGACTCTGCTTGTCGGACCGGATCCGTCCTTCCCTCGGCGTCGCCCAAAAATTCATCGTACGGTTCGTCGGAATCCGGAAACCCAAACTCCTCCTGCAAGCCCACCGTGGGATTGCGCCGCTGATGCCGGCGCAGATCAATTGCCCGGTTGACGGTGATTCGGAAGAGCCAGGTATAAAAGCTCGATTCCCCTTTGAAGCCTTCAAGGTTTTCGTATGCCTTCACGAACGTGTCCTGCACGATTTCCATGGCGTCTTCCGGATTGTTGACCATGCCGAGCGCAATCGAGGTGACCTTTTTTTGGTACCGCTCGAAGAGTTCACGAAAGGCATCCTTGTCACCCTTGCGGGCCAACTCCACCAACTCTGCGTCGCTACGTTCCACGGCAGCACTCCGCGAAAGACGAGCTTTGGCGCATTGTATTCACTCGCCTTCTTTCAAGGATGCGCATCGTGCCAATTCGGGCCGCTGCCGATTTCCGCGACCAAGGGCACACGCAACTGCACGACGTTCTCCATGACGTCTTTGGCGAGTTTGCGCATCGTTTCGACCTCGGGATCGGCGACCTCGAATACCAATTCATCGTGAACTTGGAGGACCATTTTCGCGGGGAGTTCATGCCGTCGAATTTCTCGGTCCAGCTCCACCATAGCGACTTTGATGATGTCCGCTGCCGAGCCTTGGATCGGCGTGTTGAAGGCAATACGCTTGGCCGCCTGTGCCACGGCCGGGTCGCTACTGTTCAATTCCGGGATCGACCGGCGTCGGCCCAACAACGTTGTAACGTACCCTCGCTCCCGCGCTTGTTGGACGACGGCGTCCAGGTATCCCCGCACGGCTTCGTAGCGGGCAAAATACCGGTCAATGTAGGCCTGCGCTTCGCCGACCGTGATACCCAGTTCCTTGGCCAAGGACGCGGCGCCCATTCCATAAAGCACGCCGAAGTTGATCATTTTCGCCACCCTTCGCTGATCGCGGTTCACAGCGCTGGGGGGCACTCCGAACACCTCGGCGGCGGTGCGCGCGTGGATGTCCTCTTGCTCCGCAAACGCCGCACATAGAACCGGATCCCCCGAAAAGTGTGCAAGCAGCCGGAGCTCGATTTGCGAGTAGTCGGCTACGACCAGTTGGGAACCCGGGGGCGCAGTGAAACACCGACGGATCCACACCCCCTCTTCCCCCCGAACCGGGATGTTCTGCAGGTTTGGCTCCGTTGAGCTCAGTCGGCCAGTGGCCGTTATGCACTGATTGAACGTGGTATGCAGCCGCCCCGTGCTCGGGTTCACCAATGCCAGCAAGCCTTCCACATAAGTAGATC
This window harbors:
- a CDS encoding RNA polymerase sigma factor, with product MERSDAELVELARKGDKDAFRELFERYQKKVTSIALGMVNNPEDAMEIVQDTFVKAYENLEGFKGESSFYTWLFRITVNRAIDLRRHQRRNPTVGLQEEFGFPDSDEPYDEFLGDAEGRTDPVRQAESREIGSRVAEAISELTPYHRAVILLREVEGLSYEEISRVMQCSKGTVMSRLHYARKKLQSKLKDLL